Below is a genomic region from Dehalococcoidia bacterium.
TTGCGCCGATCGCGGCCGCAGTGAAGGGCGCTCGCCCGGTCGTCGAGCGCATCGACCATTTCCGAGAGGTTCGTGAGGCGCGCCGCGACCCGCTTCGGGCGAAGCCGGATGATGCGTGGATCGGGGTCAGAAGTGGCCATTTCAGCTTCGAAAACGGGGCAACAGATCCGGTGCCCACGGCCGATTGATCAGGTAGCGGCGGACCGCTGTGCAGGGGCGGTCATCCGGCTACCTCCTTCCTCTGCCTGTGTGACGGAGCCTCGTACCACGGTGCGGGGCTTTCGTCCGTCTCCCAGTCTTCGCCTACCAAAACGTTCTGCCTTACCACTTATTGCTTGACGACGTACCTGCCCGGGAGTATGTTCGCGCCATCGTTCGTGCCGGTCGCATGCGAAACTGACATCCCCCGCGCAGTGAAGGAGAATTGCGTGAAGAAGACCCTCATCCTGGGGCTGGTCGCCCTCTTCGCACTCATGCTCGGCGCCGCCCTCACCGGCGGCAATTCCGGCGGATCAACGTCCGAGGCGGCGGAGATCAACCCCGTCATCCTGGTACACGGCTGGAACGGCTCGGCCAGTTCCATGGCGACGCTGAAGTCTCGCTTCGAAGCCAACGGCCGCCAGGCGTTCAGCCTGACACTCCCCGGCCAGAACAACGTCACGAACGCGTCGGCGATCAGGACGCTCGTCAATAACGTGAAAGCGCAGACGGGCGCGACGCAGGTCGACCTTGTCGCCCACAGCATGGGCGGCCTTTCGACGCGCTACTACCTCAAGAACCTCGGCGGCACATCGAGCGTCGCGCAGTACGTATCGCTCGGCAGCCCGCACTACGGGCTGGCGCTGGCATGCTTCCTGTTTACGAACAGCGGAGGCCAGATGTGCCCCTGGAGTTCGTTCCTGGGCGCGCTGAACTCCGGCGACGACACGCCCGGTTCGCCGCTCTACACGACGATCTACAGCACCAGCGACGGGCTCGTGCCGACGTCATCCTCGCGGCTCGATGGCGGCGCCTGCTTCAAGCAGATCAGCGGCGTCAGCCACACGAACCTGACGCAGGATGCCGGCGTCTTCGCGCTCGTGCTCTCCGGCGTCGACGGCACCTGCACCGGCGTCTTCCAGTAGGAAACGATCACACCCTTCGGCACGAACGCGTACGGGGCGGCCACAGTGTCCGCCCCGTACGTCACCCCTCGAGATCACAGCTCGGCGCGCAGAAACCGCCCCCACAGCTCCCGCGTGATCCGGCCAGCGTCGACCGTCACGCGGTGACGCTCGGCAAAGCGGCACACGTTCTCGATGTCCCGGCCGAGCAACTCCAGCGCGTTCGGATTGAACCGCGGGTCGACGGCCTGCGGAAAGTCGATCACGCACACGCGCCCTTCGTGATACAGCACGTTGTGCGGCGAAAGGTCGCCGTGGATCCGGTCGTGCGAGAGCGCCAGCTCGACGTTGCGCATGATCTGGCCGAACGCCTCGCGGGCGGTCACGTCGTCGAAGTCCACGCTGCTGAGCATCGGCGCCGGCGCGTCTTCATCGCCGATGTACTCCATGATGATGATGCTCTCCGACCGCGCGATCGGCCGCGGCACGTCGCCGCCCGCTCGATGCAGCGTTTCGAGCGTCTCGTACTCCGCGTTGACCCACGCCGAGAACGCGAACTGGCGTCCCGCGCGTGACTTCTGCGCGATCGCGCGTTCGTAGCGGTTATGCCGCCGCAGCCGCCCGCCCGTGTACGACGCGTCGTTGGCGAACTGCCGCACGTTGTGCGAGCGGTACACCTTCGCCGCCACCAGGCCGTCGTGGCGCGTCGAGTAGCAGCAGTAGACCGTGGCCTCCTTGCCGCTCTTTATAGTGCCCACCACCTCGTCGATGGTGGCGTCGTCGATGAAGGCTTCGAGCGCCTCCATCTGTTCAGCTTCTCGGTTCTGTCCCATTCATGCTCCGTCGAATGACGCTGGTGGTCGATGTGACGGCGTGCGGCGTGTTGACGTGTTCATGCATGGAGCACCTCCTCGATGCGTAGTGAAGCGTGCAGATGTGTCGCGCGGAAAAATGAGTCAGGGCCGCGAATGCGACCCCTACGAGCGTGCTTCAGCGTGCTAAAGCGACGTTACGAGTGATCCTTCCGCGGGCGCGACGAAACGATGGTGAAGACCTTGTCTTGCATCTGTCGCACCTCCTTCGGAAGCGGCCACGGGCGTGGCCTGATCGCTGAGAGCGTACGGCTCACTCGCGGCGGCTGTCAACCGGCGAACGCCTGTAGACAGCGACGCCGAACCTGTACGCTGCCTGCGATGGAGCGAGCCGCAGCCGACGTAACGCCCGCGCGAGACGCCGCATGTGCCTGATCCGCCTGATCACCGGCTCGATCCTCGGCCTGCTGTTCGGCGCGTTGACGACGCTGCTCGTGATCGTGCTCGCCTTCTCGGCGCTGTCGCTGTTGCTGGCGACGACGGGCGGTCCCGAACCATGCGAGCCGCGTGGCGGTCCGCTCGTCGTCGACGATGCGCAGGCGGCGTCATTTCAGCAGAAGTGGAACGAGTTCCAGACCACGCTCGATATGGTGAACGCCGGACAGACCGTCGACCCGGCGCGCTTCGTTGCGTTCACAGAGAGCGAGATCTCGTCGCGGGCGAATGAATACGTCGAAGGCAAGCACATCCCGATCGATGACATCCGCGTCTGCCTCGACGAGGGGTACGGCGTCGGCACGGGCACCGTCTCAATCCTCGGCTTCGACACGAAGGTGCGCCTGAAGGGCACCGTCGAATTCACGGACGACAGCGCCCGCCCCCGCATCGACGACATGGAGATCGGCAGCGTGCCGGGATTCATGTCCGCGCCGATACGCCGTCTCGTCAACCGCCAGCTCGATCGCGCCGCGGTGGACGTCGTGAACGCGCACAACTATCAGATCCTCATCGGCAACGGCAACGGCGCCGTCGCCGGGACCGCGGGCGAATAGGAGCACCGAACAGCCCTACTACTAACAACTGACGGCTTATAACGTAGAACTCATGAAGTACGACCTCATCGTCATCGGCGCCGGTGCCGCGGGCGCGACCATCGCCGCTCGCGTGTCCGAAGATCCCCGCATCAACGTCCTCCTCCTCGAAGCGGGCCCCTACTACGCGACCACCGCACAGATGCCCGACGATCTGCGCAACGGAAACAACAACTCGTACACCGACCACGATTGGCACTACCGGGCGGAGTCGAACCTCGCCGGCCGGCTGACCGCGTTTCCGCGCGGGCGCGTCGTCGGCGGTTCGTCGGCGGTGAACACGGCGATCGCGTTGCGCGGCGTGCCGGAGGACTACGACGAGTGGGCGCGGCTCGGCAACGACGAATGGTCGTGGCAGAAGGTGCTCCCCTGCTTCCGCCGTCTCGAACACGATCAGGACTTCGACGGCGACTTCCACGGCAAAAGCGGCCCGATCCCCATCCGCCGCTATCGCGAAGATGAACTCACGCCCGTGCAGTCGGCGTTCGTGACGGCCATGCGGGACCTTGGCTATCCGGAGACGAAGGACAATAACGACCCCGACTCCACCGGCCTCGCGCCGCATCCGATGAACAAGCAGGGCCGCCTCCGGATGAGCGTCGCGATCTGCTACCTGGAGCCGGCGCGACATCGCCTCAACCTGACGGTGCGCGGCGATTGCCTGACGCACCGCATCGTCTTCGACGGCGCGCGCGCGTCGGGCGTCGAAGTCGAGTCAGGCGGCGCCACCCAGGTCGTCGAAGGCGACCGCATCGTGATCGCCTCCGGGGCGATCGGGACACCCGCCATCCTGATGCGCTCGGGCATCGGACCGGAGGCGCACCTGCGCGAGCTTGGCATCGACGTGCTCGCCGATCTTCCGGGCGTCGGCGCCAACCTCGACGACCACCCGATGCTCGGCGTCACGTTTCTGGCGCACGAAGGCCTGCTCAATCCCGACGACCCGCTCGTGCAGGTGACGTATCGCTACACGTCGAGCCTGGGCGAGGAACGCAACGACATGCAGCTCATGCCCGCATCGGCCGTCTCGGCCGGCGAAGGCCGCGTCGTGTACTCGATCGGCAGCGTGATCGAGCGTCAGAAGTCGATCGGACGCCTTTCGCTCACGTCCGCGGACCCGCACGCCGCGCCCCGCATCGAAAATCGCTTCTGCGAGCACCCCGACGACGTGCGACGTCTCGTCGAAGGCGTGCGCATGGGCATCGAAGTGTCTTCGAACGACGCGTTCGCGCGCCTCAACGCCGGCCGGCTCTCGCCGAACGACGACGCCATCGCCGACGACGAGACGCTCGGCGCCTTCTGCCGGAAGGTCGCCGCCAGCGGCTTCCACCCCAGTTGCACCGCGAAAATGGCGCCGGCCGCTGACCCGATGGGCGTCGTCGACCAGCACCTGCGCGTGCGCGGCTTCGACGGCCTGTTCGTCGCGGACGCCTCCGTCATGCCGAAGTGCCCGCGCGCGAACATCCACCTCACGTCGATCATGATCGGCGAACGCGCCGGCGAATGGCTCCGCACCGGCGCGATCTGACCGCGGGCGCGCGAGCCGTCCGTTAAGCCCCTGCGACGCGCTTCCGCCGACCTCGAACGTCGAACGTCGACCTTGGAACCTCGAACCTGGAACCTCGAACCCTCTCTCACCTCCGGCCTCCGACCTTGTATCTCTGACTTCTGACGGCTGACCGCTGGCCGCTGACCGTCGATCATCCCGCCCCGCATCCGTCGTTAGTAGGAGGCCCGCGTCACCCTAAAGCGGGCGCCACAGTGACCACTATCGCCGGATTCGGCGCGACCGTATTTGAAGGAAACTGTCGTCAGATTCAAGACAGATACGACATCAGGGGACAGACGGATGGCAACGTTCACGACGACAGCACAACACAGGGGAATCGGCAGCCAGCGGCTCGAGCGGGCAATCGCCCTGGCGCGCGGCGCCGCAAGCGACGTTCGCGGCACCGCCGCCAACGCGCGGCGATCGCTGGCATGGGCGCCCGCCTTCGCACGCGACCTGACCATCGTGCTCGGCGTCATCGGCGTCTACTTCGTGCTCCGCGGCCTCGCCCCGACCCGGCTCGACGAGTCCGTCGCGCTGACCAACGACCTGGTGGCCGTCGAGAAGGCGACGTACACCTTCTGGGAGCCGCAGATACAGGACTGGTCCTTGCAGAACCACTGGGTCCAGGAGCTGGCGAACTTCACCTACGCGTACCTGCACTTCCCGGTGCTGGCCATGGTCGCCATCTGGCTCTGGTTCCGCGACCGCAGCCGCTTCGTCTTCCTCCGCAACGTGATGTTCACGTCGATGGTCATCGGGCTGTTCGTCTACTACGCCTTCCCGGCGGCGCCGCCCCGCCTCATGGAGCTGCACGGCTACGACATGGGCTTCACCGACACGGTGTTCGGCGCCGAGACCAGCGTCTCCTACGCGCAGCCTTCGCTGATCACCAACGAGTACGCCGCCATCCCGAGCTTCCACTTCGGATGGATCGCGCTGGCATCGGCGGCGATCTGGACGACGACGCGCAATCCCTTCGCCCGCACGGTCGCCGTTAGCCTGACGGTGCTGATGACGTGGGCGATCGTGGCCAGCGCCAACCACCTGTTCATCGACATGGCGCTCGGCGGCCTAGTGATCGTGGCATCGTGGTGGGTCGCCGGTCACCTCAGCGTCGCAAAGCGTTTCGTCGCTCGCCAGGCGCGCGCGACGCGAGCGCACCAGCCCATCGAGCTGCCGGCTTCGCAGTGGCTGGCTCCGAACGCCGCCTTCGCCGCTCGCGAGGTGTGCGCGGCGTAAACCGCACACGAGGAACTCGACTCAAGGAGGGGGCGCATCGGTGATGCGCCCCTTCTGGCGCGTGCTTTGGCAAGCGTCGCAGGCTCATCGGCTGGCCCGACGGTTCCCCACATTCCTATAATCGCCTCGATGAAACGCAACCTCAGCCGCCGCGTCATGGCGCTCTCCATAGGGGGCAAAATCTCGCTCATCTGGCGCACGTTCCGCGATCCCGATGTGCCGGTCTTCGCGAAGGCCGTGCTGCCGCTCGTCGTCGCGTACGTCGCGCTGCCGTTCGATGTCATCCCGGACCGCATCCCGCTCCTCGGCCAGATCGACGATCTCGTGATCGTCGCCGCCGGCATGACGCTCTTCGTCGCGCTCACGCCACGCCACGTGCTCGAGTATCATCTGGGCGCGCTCGAATGACCCTGCTGGCGGGCGCCGCGCGCGTATCGATCGGGCCGCGCCCCGACGATCTGCGCGAAGGCGTGTGGCTCGGCGGCTTCGGTGCGTACCGCGAGCGCCGCGCCACCGCCGTACACGACGAGCCGCAGTGCCGCGCGATCGCCATCAGCGACGGCACGACGGCGTTCGTGCTCGCCGCGCTCGACTTGGTCGGCGCCAGCGGCCCGCTGCTCTCATCGATCCGCGATGACGCGGCGCGGCTCACCGGATTGCCGCCCGGTCACATCCTCCTCGCCTGCACGCACAGCCACGCCAGCCCCGATACGCAGGGGCTCTGGGGCGGCATCGGCGACTCGTACCGTACGCACATTGCTCATCGAGCGGGCAGCGCGATCTGGGAGGCGCACCACGCGCTCGCGTCCGCGTCGGCCAGCGCCGCCACCACGCATCTCGCCGGCGTTACGAAAAACCGCCGCGCCTGGCCGGAGACCGACGACACGCTGACGAGCGTGCGCTTTACGTCGCTCGAAGGCGCGCCGATCTCCACGCTCGTGAACTTCGCCGCGCATCCGACGGCGACCGGATCCGCGAACACCGAGGTCTCGCGAGACTGGTGCGGCTACGCCGTCGACGCGGTCGAGCGTGAGGCAGGCGGCGTCGCGATCTACGTCAACGGCGCCATCGGCGACGTCAATCCGCTGGATGCAGGCAGTTTTGACGCTGCCGAACGCCTCGGCGAAGCGGTCGCGCGCGCATCGATCGCGTCACTACAGACGCCAGATCCCGTCAATGGCGCAGTGTACGTGCGCTCCGACGCGCTGGAGGTGCCGCTGAACTTCGAGCGGCTGTCGCAGCGCGTGCAGTCCGCGATCGACCGCTCCGGCTTCGCGATCGCGGCGCTCGCCAAGGCCGGCGGCCTGCGCGCGACGCAACTCGCGCTGCACACGGCGGGCCGCCGCGACCTCGCGCAACTCGTCGCCGCGCTCGAAGGCATGTCCGAACGCCCAAAGACGCATCGCGACGGCCAGGCGTTCCTTCGCACGCACTGCGGCTACGTGAGCATCGGCGATCGCGTCGAAGCATTCGCAACGCCCGGCGAAGTGCTGACGCGCCTGGCGGCGCCGCTGCGCGCGTCGATGGGCGCGCCGCACCGGATGTTTTTCGGACTCACGCACGACACGCTCGGCTACTTCCTCCCCGAAGACGAGTGGATGATGCCCGGGCGCAACAACAACTACGAGGAGTCGGTGTCGATGGGACGGCGCGCCGGCCCCGCCCTCGCCGATGCGCTGCTTGCCATGGTCCCGCATCGAAGGGAGGCCCGATGAGGCTGCCGCTCGTCACGTCGCACGCCGCCTGCAAAGGTCACGCGCCGGAGAACACGCTCGCCGGCATCGAAGCGGCGCTGCGGCTCGGCGCCGACGCCATCGAGATCGACGTCCACTGCACCGCCGACGGCGTGCCCGTGCTGATCCACGATGAAACCGTCGAGCGCACGACCGACGGCGCCGGCAACATCCACGAGATGTCGTTCGACGTCGCACGTGCGCTCGATGCCGGTGCGCGCCAGTTCGTGCCGCAGTTCCAGGGCGCCGTAATTCCCACGCTCGCTGAAACGCTTGCGCTGACGAAGGGCAACGCACTGCTGCAGATCGAGATCAAGCAGCGCGACATCGAAGGACGCGTCGCAGACGTGGTGCGCGATGCGGGCGCCGTCGCCGATTGCGAAGTACACTCGTTCTGGCCGCAGGTCGTGCAGGAGATGCGCGCCGTCGAACCGCGCATGGCGGCAGCACTCCTGACCGATGGCCGCCGCGTCGTCGACTGGCAAGACTTCTTCGGCTTCGCGTTGTCGCTGAATGCGCAGGGCGTCAGCGTCTACCATTCGTGGGCGACGCGCGACCTCGTGTCGCAGGGGCAGAAGCGCGGCCTCACCTTCATGGTGTGGACCGTCGATGACGAAGCCGACATGCAGAAGATGGTCGCGGCCGGCGTCGACAGCATCTGCAGCAACTTCCCCGACCTCGTGCGCAGCGTCATCGAGGACCGCGCATCCGCGCGCCGATAGCGCCTTGCGGGCGGCGCCGGCGGTCCATTTTCTCGGCCGAGCGTCGTTCATTTATACTGGCTGTGCGCACGGGTGTAGCTCAGTTGGGAGAGCAGCGGTCTCCAAAACCGCCGGTCGGGGGTTCGAGTCCCTCCACCCGTGCCACGATTTCGAATCTACGACCGGCTGGCGAGGCCGGTCGTTTTGCTCTCTACCGCTGCACTTGACACAGAAGTGACACAGTACGGCGATATGGCCGCCTCGCTCGGGGCGTTGGGATCAACGCACCAAGGGAGGCGACGATGACGACTGCGCGGCGCGCGAGAGGCGAAGGGAGCATCAGCAAACGGAACGACGGCCGGTTCATGGGCCGGGTGACGCTGCCAAGCGGCCGCGTCAAGACCGTCTACGGACGGTCGAGGTCGGACGTGGCCAAGAAGCTCAGGGAGCTGCTCTCTCACGCAGACCAGGGCATCCCCATCCCGGAGGAGGACCCGCAACTCAGAACCTTCCTTGCCGGCTGGCTGACCAGCATCGAGCACACCGTCCGCCCGACGACGTACCGCCGCTACGAGCAGGTGGTCCGTCACGACCTAATCCCCGAACTCGGTGCGACGCGCCTCTCGAAACTCAACCCTGGCCACGTGCAGCGCCTTCAGGCACATTGTTCAAGCGCGGACTCTCCCCGACGTCGGTGCACCAACGTCCACGCCGTGCTTCATCGCGCTCTCAACCATGCCGTCCGCTGGGGTACGTCGTCCGTAACGTCGCGTCCCTCGTCGACGCGCCGCGGATAAAGCGCCACAGCTTCCGCACGCTCTCCGCCGAAGAAGCGCGCGCCCTGCTGAGGGCAGCCGAGGGCGACCGTTTCGAGGCCCTCTACGTGGTCGCGTTGACGACAGGCATGCGACAGGGGGAGTTGCTTGGCCTGCAGTGGAAGAGTGTCGACCTCAAGCGCCAGACGCTGGCGGTGCGCGGGTCGCTGGAGCGCGGCGTCAAGACGCTGACGATCGGTGAGCCGAAGACGCGGACGTCACGGCGGCAGGTACACCTCACGCCCGCTGCCGTCGAGGCGCTCCGCCAGCATCGCGTCCGCCAGCACGAGGAGCGCCTTGCTGTTGGCTCGGCGTGGGAGGACAACGAGCTCGTGTTCTGCAGTGAGATCGGCACCCCGGTCTCGGCGAGCAATCTCCTCAACCGCTCGTTTCGCCGCCTTCTCGAGCGAGCTGGTATTGAGCCGATCCGCTTCCACGACCTGCGCCACACCGCCGCCACGTTGCTGCTCGAGCAAGGCATGCACCCGAAGATCGTCTCCGAGATGCTCGGCCACAGCACGATCGCAATCACGCTTGATCTCTACAGCCATGTCACCTCCGCGATGCACAAGCAGGCGGCCGACGCCATGGAGGAGATCCTGCGATCCTAGGACACCGCACCTAAGGGTTTAGCCGATCTCGCCCAATCCGCTTCACGGCGACACATGCCTCGCAGGAGGTTCGTGATGTCACTCGATGCCATGGCTGGCCTCGCCCAGCTTGTTGCGGTCGTGATAGCGGCGGCTGCGCTCGTCGTCACGCTCTCGGGCATTCGCAAGCAGCTGTGGCTCACGACCTTCGCCGAGTACACCGGACGGTACATCCAGATCCTGGATGAGATACCAATGGCGGCCCGACGTGAGCCACAGACGTTCAGCCTCGCTTCGCAGCCTGACTCGGAGCGCGATCGACTCCTCGCGCTTGCCATTCGTTACCTCAACCTGTGCTCGGAGGAGTACTACTTGTTCCGTAAGAACATCATCGACGGCCGGACGTGGGCGATTTGGGAAGAAGAAATCGTCATCGCTCTTCGACGGAGGTGGCTGGTGGAAGCATGGGGCCAGGTGAAGACGGAGTACGACTCGTTCGTCGAGTTCCACGCACTAATCGAGCGCATCATCGATGCAGGGCGTTGTCAAGATCCGCCCGACGCGCAGCTTCCACTAGCGAGCTGAGCTCTCGCCGACTGCTCTTCCTCCGATTGTTCGTTAGCGCGGCATCGCCCTATAATCGGCACACGGTAGGCGGGGCCCGTGAACAACTACACCATCGACCAGCTGGAATCGCACCTCTGGGAGTCCGCGAACATCCTGCGCGGGCCGGTCGATGCTGCCGACTTCAAAACGTACATCTTCCCGTTGCTGTTCTTCAAGCGGGTCTCGGACGTCTACGACGAGGAGTTCGAAGAGGCGAAGCAGGAGTCACGTGGTGACCTCGACTTCGCGTCGTTCCCGGAGAATCACGGGTTCCAGATACCCGACGGATGCCACTGGAACGACGTGCGCGAGCGGACGACGAACGTCGGACAGGCGTTGTTGCATGCGCTGCGGGAGATCGAAAAGGCGAACCCCGGCACTCTGTACGGCGTGTTCGGCGATGCCCAGTGGGCGAACAAGGAGCGGTTCTCCGACGAGCTCCTCAACGACCTGATGGAACACTTCTCGCGGATCAACCTCTCGAACGCTGCGGTGCAGACCGACGTGCTCGGCCAGGCGTACGAGTACCTGATCAAGAAGTTCGCCGACGCCACGAACCGCAAGGCCGGCGAGTTCTACACACCGCGACCGATCGTGCGGTTGATGGTCAATATCCTCGACCCGCAGGAAGGCGAGTCCATCTACGACCCCGCGTGTGGGACGGGCGGCATGTTGCTCGGCGCCATCGCGCATGTGAAGGACGCCGGCGGCGACGTAAAGCTCCTCTGGGGCAAGCTCTTCGGACAAGACCGCAACCTGACGAACGAAGCGATGTCGCGGATCAACCTGTTCCTGCACGGCGTCGAGGACTTCAAGATCGTCCGCGGCGACACCTTGCGCGAGCCGGCGTTCTATTCCGGCGACTTGCTTTCGCAGTTCGACTGCGTGATCGCTAATCCACCGTTCTCGCTTGAACAGTGGGGCGACGAGATCTGGAGCAATGACCGTTACGGGCGCAACTTCGCCGGACTACCACCGCGCAAGAGCGGTGACTACGCCTGGGTGCAGCACATGATCATGTCGATGGCGGCACCGCACGGACGAATGGCCGTCGTCCTGCCCCACGGCGCGCTGTTCCGCATGGCTGCTGAAGGCAAGATCCGTCGCAAGATCATCGACTCCGACAAGCTCGAAGCGGTGATCGGTCTCGGGCCGAACCTGTTCTACGGCACCGGGCTCGCTGCCTGCATCCTGGTCTTCCGCATGCGCAAGGCCGACGAGCGGCGCGGCAAGATCCTCATCGTCGACGCGTCGAAAGATTTCAGGAAGGGCCGCAATCAGAACACGCTCGAACCCGAGCACGTCGAGCGCATCTACGGCTGGTACCGCGACTACCAAGATGTTCCTGGCACTGCAAAGGTCGTCGCGACAAAGGATGTCGCGCAGAACGACTTCAATCTCAACATCTCCCTTTACGTGGAGCCCGTAGTCGAGGAGCAGACCATTACGGTGCTGGAGGTCATCGCCAATCTCAAGATAAAGC
It encodes:
- a CDS encoding site-specific integrase, which gives rise to MHQRPRRASSRSQPCRPLGYVVRNVASLVDAPRIKRHSFRTLSAEEARALLRAAEGDRFEALYVVALTTGMRQGELLGLQWKSVDLKRQTLAVRGSLERGVKTLTIGEPKTRTSRRQVHLTPAAVEALRQHRVRQHEERLAVGSAWEDNELVFCSEIGTPVSASNLLNRSFRRLLERAGIEPIRFHDLRHTAATLLLEQGMHPKIVSEMLGHSTIAITLDLYSHVTSAMHKQAADAMEEILRS
- a CDS encoding phosphatase PAP2 family protein, coding for MATFTTTAQHRGIGSQRLERAIALARGAASDVRGTAANARRSLAWAPAFARDLTIVLGVIGVYFVLRGLAPTRLDESVALTNDLVAVEKATYTFWEPQIQDWSLQNHWVQELANFTYAYLHFPVLAMVAIWLWFRDRSRFVFLRNVMFTSMVIGLFVYYAFPAAPPRLMELHGYDMGFTDTVFGAETSVSYAQPSLITNEYAAIPSFHFGWIALASAAIWTTTRNPFARTVAVSLTVLMTWAIVASANHLFIDMALGGLVIVASWWVAGHLSVAKRFVARQARATRAHQPIELPASQWLAPNAAFAAREVCAA
- a CDS encoding alpha/beta fold hydrolase encodes the protein MKKTLILGLVALFALMLGAALTGGNSGGSTSEAAEINPVILVHGWNGSASSMATLKSRFEANGRQAFSLTLPGQNNVTNASAIRTLVNNVKAQTGATQVDLVAHSMGGLSTRYYLKNLGGTSSVAQYVSLGSPHYGLALACFLFTNSGGQMCPWSSFLGALNSGDDTPGSPLYTTIYSTSDGLVPTSSSRLDGGACFKQISGVSHTNLTQDAGVFALVLSGVDGTCTGVFQ
- a CDS encoding GMC family oxidoreductase N-terminal domain-containing protein, which encodes MKYDLIVIGAGAAGATIAARVSEDPRINVLLLEAGPYYATTAQMPDDLRNGNNNSYTDHDWHYRAESNLAGRLTAFPRGRVVGGSSAVNTAIALRGVPEDYDEWARLGNDEWSWQKVLPCFRRLEHDQDFDGDFHGKSGPIPIRRYREDELTPVQSAFVTAMRDLGYPETKDNNDPDSTGLAPHPMNKQGRLRMSVAICYLEPARHRLNLTVRGDCLTHRIVFDGARASGVEVESGGATQVVEGDRIVIASGAIGTPAILMRSGIGPEAHLRELGIDVLADLPGVGANLDDHPMLGVTFLAHEGLLNPDDPLVQVTYRYTSSLGEERNDMQLMPASAVSAGEGRVVYSIGSVIERQKSIGRLSLTSADPHAAPRIENRFCEHPDDVRRLVEGVRMGIEVSSNDAFARLNAGRLSPNDDAIADDETLGAFCRKVAASGFHPSCTAKMAPAADPMGVVDQHLRVRGFDGLFVADASVMPKCPRANIHLTSIMIGERAGEWLRTGAI
- a CDS encoding glycerophosphodiester phosphodiesterase family protein; translation: MRLPLVTSHAACKGHAPENTLAGIEAALRLGADAIEIDVHCTADGVPVLIHDETVERTTDGAGNIHEMSFDVARALDAGARQFVPQFQGAVIPTLAETLALTKGNALLQIEIKQRDIEGRVADVVRDAGAVADCEVHSFWPQVVQEMRAVEPRMAAALLTDGRRVVDWQDFFGFALSLNAQGVSVYHSWATRDLVSQGQKRGLTFMVWTVDDEADMQKMVAAGVDSICSNFPDLVRSVIEDRASARR
- a CDS encoding DUF1232 domain-containing protein, yielding MKRNLSRRVMALSIGGKISLIWRTFRDPDVPVFAKAVLPLVVAYVALPFDVIPDRIPLLGQIDDLVIVAAGMTLFVALTPRHVLEYHLGALE
- a CDS encoding RIO1 family regulatory kinase/ATPase, whose protein sequence is MGQNREAEQMEALEAFIDDATIDEVVGTIKSGKEATVYCCYSTRHDGLVAAKVYRSHNVRQFANDASYTGGRLRRHNRYERAIAQKSRAGRQFAFSAWVNAEYETLETLHRAGGDVPRPIARSESIIIMEYIGDEDAPAPMLSSVDFDDVTAREAFGQIMRNVELALSHDRIHGDLSPHNVLYHEGRVCVIDFPQAVDPRFNPNALELLGRDIENVCRFAERHRVTVDAGRITRELWGRFLRAEL
- a CDS encoding N-terminal phage integrase SAM-like domain-containing protein, with the translated sequence MTTARRARGEGSISKRNDGRFMGRVTLPSGRVKTVYGRSRSDVAKKLRELLSHADQGIPIPEEDPQLRTFLAGWLTSIEHTVRPTTYRRYEQVVRHDLIPELGATRLSKLNPGHVQRLQAHCSSADSPRRRCTNVHAVLHRALNHAVRWGTSSVTSRPSSTRRG
- a CDS encoding class I SAM-dependent DNA methyltransferase, which codes for MNNYTIDQLESHLWESANILRGPVDAADFKTYIFPLLFFKRVSDVYDEEFEEAKQESRGDLDFASFPENHGFQIPDGCHWNDVRERTTNVGQALLHALREIEKANPGTLYGVFGDAQWANKERFSDELLNDLMEHFSRINLSNAAVQTDVLGQAYEYLIKKFADATNRKAGEFYTPRPIVRLMVNILDPQEGESIYDPACGTGGMLLGAIAHVKDAGGDVKLLWGKLFGQDRNLTNEAMSRINLFLHGVEDFKIVRGDTLREPAFYSGDLLSQFDCVIANPPFSLEQWGDEIWSNDRYGRNFAGLPPRKSGDYAWVQHMIMSMAAPHGRMAVVLPHGALFRMAAEGKIRRKIIDSDKLEAVIGLGPNLFYGTGLAACILVFRMRKADERRGKILIVDASKDFRKGRNQNTLEPEHVERIYGWYRDYQDVPGTAKVVATKDVAQNDFNLNISLYVEPVVEEQTITVLEVIANLKIKLDEAYAAEERLKELLVSAALMS